The DNA segment CGAGAGCGGCGAGTCCTCGCTGCGGCAGCGCGTCAGATGGCCGGAGGAGATCTTCGGCTCGAACCCGGCCAGGCCGAGCCGCGCGACGAAGTCCTCCAGATACCGCTTGGTGCCCGCGCCGTCGCCGCGCGCCGAGATCACCCCGACCGTCAGGGTGTCGCCCTTGGGGAAGACCCAGCCGTAACTGCCGGGCATCGGGCCCCAGTCGATCAGGACGCGGCCCGCCCAGTCCTCGGCGACCGTGGGCGGGACCGGGATCTCCGACTCCAGGCCGAGGTCGACCTGGTCGAGCTTCACCCCGACATGTGCCCCTATCCGCCCGGCGCTGCCGTCGGCGCCGACCACCGCGCGGGCCAGCACCGTCTCGCCGCCGGCCAGCACGACCGCGACCGTGCGCCGGTCGGGCACCGCGGCGCCGTGCTGCTCCACCCGCGAGACGGTCGCGCCGGTGCGCAGTTCGGCGCCGGCCTTCTGCGCCTGCTCGACCAGCCCCGCGTCGAACTCGGGGCGGTTGATGAGCCCGAAGAGCATCCGCTTCGAGCGGCGGGTGCGCGCCAGCCTGCCGTTGAGCGAGAAGGTGACCGCGTGAATCCGGTCCCGCAGGGGCAGTTCGAAGCCGGGCGGCAGGGCGTCGCGCGAATATCCGATGATGCCGCCGCCGCACGTCTTGTAACGGGGCAGCTCCGCCTTCTCCAGGAGCAGTACCTTGCGGCCCGCGACGGCCGCCGCGTATGCCGCCGAGGCTCCCGCCGGTCCGGCGCCGACTACGACGACGTCCCACACGGACGACTCTTCGTGCTCATGTCCGGCGTCTGCGTTCTCGCTGCTCACGATGTGCTTCTGCTCCCGATCCGACCAGTGGCCCAAGCTGCTCACGGCATCCTACGGCGCGTTGTGGCCGAGATCCCCTGTGGGAGGATCGGCCGAGTCTCCGACGTACCCGCGACGCCACACTCCGGGCGGGCGGGTAACCGGAAACGTACACATAACGTCGCACCTACCAGGAGCGTGCCCCATGACCCGCCGTCCGATCCCCGAGACAGTCGCCTCGCTGATGCCCCGTGCCAAGGCGGAGCTGGCCGAGCTGGTGGCCTTCCAGTCGGTGGCGGACCCCGCGGTCTTCCCGAGGAGCGAGTGCGAGGCCGCCGCCGAGTGGGTCGCCGCCGCCCTGCGCGCCGAGGACTTCCAGGACGTGGCCCTGCTCGACACCCCGGACGGCAGCCAGTCCGTCTACGGCTACCTGCCGGGCCCGGCGGGCGCGCCGACCGTGCTGCTCTACGCGCACTACGACGTGCAGCCGCCGCTCGACGAGTCGGCCTGGATCTCCCCGCCCTTCGAGCTGACCGAGCGCGACGGACGCTGGTTCGGCCGGGGCGCCGCCGACTGCAAGGGCGGCTTCATCATGCATCTGCTCGCGCTGCGGGCGCTGAAGGCGGACGGCGGGGTGCCCGTCGGCGTCAAGGTGATCGTGGAGGGCTCGGAGGAGCAGGGCACCGGCGGCCTGGAGCGGTACGCCGAGGCGCACCCCGGACTGCTCGCCGCCGACACCATCGTGATCGGTGACACCGGCAACTTCCGGGTGGGTCTGCCGACCGTGACCTCGACGCTGCGCGGCATGACGATGCTCCGGGTGCGGCTGGACACCCTGGAGGGCAATCTGCACTCCGGGCAGTTCGGCGGCGCCGCGCCGGACGCGCTGGCCGCGATGATCCAACTGCTCGCCTCGCTGCGCGCCGAGGACGGCTCGACCACGGTGGACGGACTGACCGCGGACGCCGGCTGGGACGGCCTGGAGTACGCGGAGGAGGAGTTCCGCCGGGACGCCAAGGTCCTCGACGGGGTCGGGCTCATCGGCACCGGCACGGTCGCCGACCGGATCTGGGCGCGGCCCGCCGTCACCGTGATCGGCATCGACTGCCCGCCCGTCGTGGGCGCGACGCCCTCCGTGCAGGCGAGCGCCCGCGCGCAGATCAGCCTGCGGGTGCCGCCGGGCCAGGACGCCGAGCACGCGACGAAGCTGCTGACCGCGCACCTCCTGGCGCACACTCCGTGGGGCGCCCGGGTCTCGGTCGAGCAGGTCGGCCAGGGGCAGCCGTTCCGCGCGGACCTGACGAGCCCGGCCTACACGGCGATGGCGGACGCCATGCGGGTCGCGTATCCGGGCCAGGAGATGCAGTCCTCGGGCATGGGCGGCTCGATCCCGCTCTGCAACACGCTGGCGGGGCTGTACCCGGAGGCGGAGATCCTCCTGATCGGGCTGAGCGAGCCGGAAGCGCAGATCCACGCGGTGAACGAGAGCGTGTCGCCCCGGGAGCTGGAGCGGCTCTCGGTGGCCGAGGCGCTGTTCCTGCGCAACTACGCGGCGTCCAAGGCGGTCTGAGGCTTGGCGGGTGCGGGCTACGCGTTGAGCGAAGCTCGCCGAGAGCGTAGATCCATGCGGCGGCCGGACGTTCGCGCGTACGTTCGCCGCATGGATCTCGTCGAGGTGCTTCCGCAGCTGCA comes from the Streptomyces sp. NBC_00525 genome and includes:
- a CDS encoding geranylgeranyl reductase family protein, translated to MSSENADAGHEHEESSVWDVVVVGAGPAGASAAYAAAVAGRKVLLLEKAELPRYKTCGGGIIGYSRDALPPGFELPLRDRIHAVTFSLNGRLARTRRSKRMLFGLINRPEFDAGLVEQAQKAGAELRTGATVSRVEQHGAAVPDRRTVAVVLAGGETVLARAVVGADGSAGRIGAHVGVKLDQVDLGLESEIPVPPTVAEDWAGRVLIDWGPMPGSYGWVFPKGDTLTVGVISARGDGAGTKRYLEDFVARLGLAGFEPKISSGHLTRCRSEDSPLSRGRVLVCGDAAGLLEPWTREGISFALRSGRLAGEWAVRVAEAHDAVDARRQALNYAFAIKAGLGVEMSVGRRMLKLFERRPGLLHAVLTGFRPAWNAFAGITRGTTSLAELVRSHPLAQRALSVMDRKAQTAE
- a CDS encoding dipeptidase is translated as MTRRPIPETVASLMPRAKAELAELVAFQSVADPAVFPRSECEAAAEWVAAALRAEDFQDVALLDTPDGSQSVYGYLPGPAGAPTVLLYAHYDVQPPLDESAWISPPFELTERDGRWFGRGAADCKGGFIMHLLALRALKADGGVPVGVKVIVEGSEEQGTGGLERYAEAHPGLLAADTIVIGDTGNFRVGLPTVTSTLRGMTMLRVRLDTLEGNLHSGQFGGAAPDALAAMIQLLASLRAEDGSTTVDGLTADAGWDGLEYAEEEFRRDAKVLDGVGLIGTGTVADRIWARPAVTVIGIDCPPVVGATPSVQASARAQISLRVPPGQDAEHATKLLTAHLLAHTPWGARVSVEQVGQGQPFRADLTSPAYTAMADAMRVAYPGQEMQSSGMGGSIPLCNTLAGLYPEAEILLIGLSEPEAQIHAVNESVSPRELERLSVAEALFLRNYAASKAV